Below is a window of Camelina sativa cultivar DH55 chromosome 11, Cs, whole genome shotgun sequence DNA.
TTCCCTTTTATTCCCTTTTAAATTCTGTCTTCTGATATCCTACACATGCCCCTTAATTCCGAGGTTTGCAGTACTACTTCAGGACTGGAGGGTGCAAATATGGAGAGTCTTGCAGATTCAGCCACATGAAAGAACAGACTTCTCTGGCCTCACGACCAGAGCTTAACTTCCTTGGCCTTCCTATCCGACCGGTATTCCATTAATTGGTTTACACGCTCTAGAATTATGTTTATAACAGCTTTATGGATAAGCTGTAATAGTGTAAGCTATTGAcagggagagaaagagtgtcCTTTCTACATGCGCAATGGCTCCTGCAAGTTTGGATCTGACTGCAAATTTAACCATCCTGATCCTACTGCAATTGGAGGAGTTGATTCTCCCATGTTCCGTGGTAATAACGGTGGATCCGTTGGATCATTTTCCCCGAAGGCCCCACCACCCCAAGTAAGTTCAACTTCTTGGTCTTCATCGAGACATATGAACGGTACTGGTACTGCTCCTTTTATTCCAGCCATGTTCCCTCAGAATCGTGGAGTTTCTTCACCTCAAGCTTCAGAGTGGAATGGGTATCAGGTAGTTAACACCAGCTCTCCCTTTGCATTACTTATTACAATGCATTTTTTCGCTTTATGTTGATAAACAAGTATAGTACTTTACtttaaagttaataatttttatCTGTGTAGGCGTCTTCTCCCTATCCACCGGAAAGGAATGTGCTTCCTCCTTCCACATACTCGATGAACAATTCAATGGCTGAAACTAGTACATTCTCACAATACCAACAGCAGATCTCTGTTGAAGAATTCCCAGAACGTCCGGATCAACCAGAGTGCACTTATTATCTTAAAACTGGGGACTGTAAGTTCaaatataaatgcaaatacCATCATCCGAAAAATAGGTTGCCGAAGCAAGCTCCCTCCTCTTTCAATGACAAGGGCTTGCCCCTAAGAcctgtgagttttttttttccccatgcTGTTCATTTGTGCTAATATTAGAAGCCACCGAGAAAAATTGTTCGTAAAATAGAATCTCTTCCCGCCTTGCTGATGCTACAGAACATGATCTTTCTGGTGAATTtgtttcaagacaagatttatGATCAATCACACACTTCTCTTATTCACATCTAAACCCCTTTTCCTTTATTTCTATATACTTCCAGGATCAGAGCATGTGCACACACTACAGCCGATATGGCATCTGCAAATTTGGTCCAGCTTGTAGATTTGATCATTCCATACCGCCTACATTCTCGTCTAGCAGCTCCCTAACGGTAGAAGGTCCTCAACCTGGTGCCAACGGGAATGAAGATGACAGCTGGCATTAACATCACATGAACAGAAGCCTGCGTAGGGgatacttttttctttaccaTCATAGGCTTTCCAGTTCTTAGGatcaatttcttcttttgggtttggAGTTTATGAGAAAGGTAAATTATAGTCTCCAAACTATATCTATCTGTGGCAAATCAATGCTTGTTTACAGGATTCTCACCGAATaatttttgttctctctgtctctttaaCTGTAACTATCTACTCTTTCACTCTAAGGTTCAGTCTAATGGAAGCATGACCTGTTATATGTTTTGTACTTCTTCCGTTATGTTGGTGGCTCTCCTCTGAAGTAATAATTTTGCCTGGCTTTGTTAATCTTGCTAGAATGGAGAACCAAACAACTACATTATATTATCCCAGATAGCTATGCCTGCTTTTTTGTCAGAGAACACATGTTTCTGCTATGATCGTCTGGTGCAATGTCTTACGAGGTGTTCACTTTTTTTGAACAGAAGAAGTAAACATGGCCTCGTATTCTTTCAGATAGATGGCGGGATCAAATCTTGTGATCCCAGTTTTCACAGATTCTGTTTTCAGCGGTTATTTTTTTTACTGCAGATTCTTCAAGTGTCAGCTCTGAAACCGCAATCTAACCTTATAGAGTTAAGCTTGCAACCTCGTCTCATAAAACTCGAATGTTAATTTTGTTAGAGGTTTGGGAGATTGAATCTATTGGAAGTCTTACTATAATCTTGTTTCATCGATATGAAGAATAGCATCAGAACCAAGTTGTTGGATAGAGTCAGAAGATACAATTTATATCCATTGTGGGGCAAAATGTTGGCAAggcaaataaaaagaaaggaacaaaaaagtATACTGAAcaagtataatatatatcagcagaagacagaagaagaaagctgagaTGTAATGGTCTTTAATCCTTTTGTAATTCACTTTGTTTGAGATCATCTCTCTGCTAACAATTCTTCAGGTTCGCTACGCCTTCTCGGATTCTTCAGAAGATGGCAGGATTTAACGGAAGCAAAACCATTTATTCTGCgcagaaaacataaatcagGTGGTAAGCAATCTGAGTTCATTGgaaatatatagaaacataaaaGTTGAAAGTGGTgagaaaaaaagtaaacaacCTTAGCTTTTGGGTTTTGGGAATCATTGTGATTGTTTTGATCGGAGTTTTGGTTTCTCTGAGGTGTAGCCATACTGTTAGGGCCAGCGCCGGATGCTTTCTTGGTCTTCTTCTCGTCACTAGCTTTGCTGAAAATGACAGTGAATCCTTCTGCTGATGCGGGATTGTTCACATCCCATTCACCAAACTTTGGCAATGGCTTCCCTTTATTTTCCTGCACCACAAAACAGAACATTCACTAGAGATAAAGAAAAGCTAGAGACTTTATAGGAGAATGAATCATCATCATGCATGAtgcacaaaaaaagagagattgttgttcttacCGTCGCCATTGTTGAGATCAAAAAAGCAAGTAGGAAAATATCAAGATCTTGAGACGACAGAGATAGAAATGTGGGAGGAGAGAAAAGGGAAACGtagttgtaatatatatatatatata
It encodes the following:
- the LOC104726933 gene encoding zinc finger CCCH domain-containing protein 67-like, yielding MTKPEEISDPDPKQPSRSSSDEVTVAVADRDRSDQNQVTEELSDQFRNVGLDDDSANERSVPISGYEEGNVETELRALGNDQKEEEEEDRSERESNVEKRMIVYPVRPDAEDCSFYMRTGSCKYGSSCKFNHPVRRRPQIGREKVREREEDVDNLKLMECKYYFRTGGCKYGESCRFSHMKEQTSLASRPELNFLGLPIRPGEKECPFYMRNGSCKFGSDCKFNHPDPTAIGGVDSPMFRGNNGGSVGSFSPKAPPPQVSSTSWSSSRHMNGTGTAPFIPAMFPQNRGVSSPQASEWNGYQASSPYPPERNVLPPSTYSMNNSMAETSTFSQYQQQISVEEFPERPDQPECTYYLKTGDCKFKYKCKYHHPKNRLPKQAPSSFNDKGLPLRPDQSMCTHYSRYGICKFGPACRFDHSIPPTFSSSSSLTVEGPQPGANGNEDDSWH
- the LOC104726935 gene encoding uncharacterized protein LOC104726935 — translated: MTTTCSPLMLLPWPLSLSLSLSLSLYIYIYIYYNYVSLFSPPTFLSLSSQDLDIFLLAFLISTMATENKGKPLPKFGEWDVNNPASAEGFTVIFSKASDEKKTKKASGAGPNSMATPQRNQNSDQNNHNDSQNPKAKNKWFCFR